A portion of the Salmo trutta chromosome 1, fSalTru1.1, whole genome shotgun sequence genome contains these proteins:
- the LOC115199162 gene encoding ribonucleoprotein PTB-binding 1: protein MAAAVSVSAAAREENPNAGPNFASRPLHKNYDPAVEHENWVSRDPEVEPSDGDAPSDNECQRRVEEELTTLSPEEIESRLDRTRREFYNRRKIIIKNLPSDVSNQEVHELLRNYDLKYCFVDKYKGTAFVTLLHGEQAQCAIKEFHQHMLREREISVQLQPTDALLCIANLPHAFSQQQFEELVRPFGNLERCFLVHSASTGHSKGYGFVEYMKKDSAARAKSELLGKQLGSRMLYVHWTEVGSLTYPLLHSRCLCVDRLPPSLLTAQDLSNALADTHAPIFCQLAQGQDDSFRRFAMLEFSSAEMAEQVQREADGRALGGTHIRVSFCAPGPPGRSMLAALIAVQTMALNRGKGLLPEPTAMQILTGLSNPATLKMLLNPLTQGRKQGLLGAAPTMPLLANPALSAALLQLLLQNQAQVQQAGLMGDNLLAAMPLQQGVHLLGDLPQGGVVPSLGLQSDPMGHPLGRESPTSFSQNTSPTLQGMSISHLGGVMGAEGLTAPGVSILGHPPNDVNLPQNPFNVHSLFPSAGANCRPHPYRKRPALGNSSNQRTQNIHSNYRLRYQESYTPDYPPIQQDPLAHLYEQQETLDTGALAGFGQQRFGHPGYSEQASHYSYPPSPPSSSYYSSVAPGSLPSSHLNKAVGMPPVSHSNMYPSGLGMKTPIGGHKRLIPSPEPSPEGGYVGQHSQGLGGHYADSYLKRKRIF, encoded by the exons ATGGCGGCCGCGGTGTCCGTTAGCGCAGCTGCCAGAGAAGAAAATCCAAACGCAGGGCCCAATTTCGCTAGCCGTCCACTTCACAAAAACTATGACCCCGCTGTCGAACACGAGAATTGGGTATCCAGGGATCCCGAAGTCGAGCCCAGTGATGGGGATGCACCATCGGACAACGAGTGTCAGCGAAGGGTCGAGGAAGAGTTGACGACGCTTAGCCCTGAAGAGATTGAGAGTCGCTTGGACAGAACTCGTCGAGAGTTTTACAATCGCCGGAAAATCATAATTAAAAACCTGCCATCCGATGTTAGCAATCAG GAGGTACATGAGCTGTTGCGCAACTATGACTTGAAGTACTGCTTTGTGGACAAATACAAGGGAACAG cTTTCGTCACACTGCTCCATGGGGAGCAGGCACAATGTGCCATCAAAGAGTTCCACCAGCACATGCTGCGGGAGCGGGAGATCTCTGTGCAGCTGCAGCCCACCGACGCGCTGCTGTGCATCGCCAACCTGCCCCACGCTTTCTCCCAGCAGCAGTTTGAGGAGCTGGTGAGACCCTTCGGCAACCTGGAGCGCTGCTTCCTGGTCCACAGCGCCTCCACTGGCCACTCCAAGGGCTACGGCTTCGTGGAGTACATGAAGAAGGACTCTGCGGCTAGGGCTAAGTCTGAGCTGCTGGGGAAGCAGCTGGGCTCCCGGATGCTGTACGTCCACTGGACTGAGGTGGGCTCCCTCACCTACCCCCTGCTGCACTCCAGGTGTCTCTGTGTGGACCGTCTGCCCCCCAGCCTGCTGACCGCCCAGGACCTCAGCAATGCCCTGGCTGACACGCACGCACCCATCTTCTGCCAG TTGGCTCAGGGCCAGGATGACAGTTTCCGGCGGTTTGCCATGTTGGAGTTCTCCTCGGCGGAGATGGCTGAGCAGGTGCAGAGAGAGGCTGACGGCAGGGCGCTAGGCGGGACCCACATCCGCGTCTCCTTCTGTGCCCCTGGACCCCCGGGAAGGAGCATGCTGGCTGCCCTCATCGCTGTCCAGACCATG GCCCTGAACCGAGGGAAAGGTCTCCTCCCTGAGCCCACAGCCATGCAGATCCTCACAGGCCTCAGTAACCCTGCCACCCTCAAGATGCTGCTCAACCCCCTCACCCAGGGCAGGAAACAAG GTCTCCTTGGTGCTGCTCCCACCATGCCGCTGCTGGCTAACCCCGCCCTCTCTGCTGCTCTGCTCCAGCTCCTCCTCCAGAACCAGGCCCAAGTTCAACAG GCAGGACTGATGGGGGACAACCTTCTGGCTGCTATGCCTCTCCAGCAGGGAGTCCATCTGCTGGGAGACCTGCCTCAAG GCGGTGTGGTTCCATCCCTGGGCCTCCAGTCAGACCCTATGGGTCACCCCCTGGGCAGAGAGTCTCCTACCAGCTTCTCCCAGAACACCTCCCCCACTCTCCAGGGCATGTCCATCTCCCACCTGGGTGGAGTGATGGGGGCAGAGGGGCTTACAGCACCTGGG GTGTCCATACTAGGACACCCTCCCAACGATGTGAATCTTCCCCAGAACCCCTTCAATGTCCACAGCCTGTTCCCATCTGCAG GCGCCAACTGCAGGCCCCACCCTTACAGGAAGAGACCAGCGCTTGGCAATTCATCCAACCAGCGCACACAGAACATCCACTCTAACTACAGGCTGCGCTACCAGGAGTCCTACACCCCAGACTACCCCCCAATACAGCAG GACCCTCTGGCCCATCTGTATGAACAGCAGGAGACTCTGGACACTGGAGCTCTGGCAGGGTTCGGACAGCAG CGGTTTGGTCACCCCGGCTACAGTGAGCAGGCCTCCCACTATAGTTacccccccagccctccctcgTCTTCCTACTACAGCTCGGTGGCACCCGGCAGCCTCCCCTCCAGCCATCTCAACAAG GCTGTGGGCATGCCTCCTGTGAGCCACTCTAACATGTACCCATCTGGTCTGGGGATGAAG ACTCCCATTGGTGGTCACAAGCGTCTGATCCCGTCTCCAGAGCCCAGCCCAGAAGGGGGCTACGTGGGACAACACTCCCAGGGCCTGGGGGGCCACTATGCTGACTCCTACCTGAAACGCAAGCGTATCTTCTAA